One Setaria viridis chromosome 5, Setaria_viridis_v4.0, whole genome shotgun sequence genomic region harbors:
- the LOC117856679 gene encoding uncharacterized protein — MACLHDHSCEDHNCAADWSLYNHVDTPKVVALNESVPGSVKSVFKPWEQRLDTSGGFLESNDGDPELLIFIPFTSDVKIKSISVVGGADGTSPSRMRAFINREGIDFSDAQNMQPVQEWELAENLQGTLEYQTRYSRFQGVANLTLHFSDNFGGDTTKIYYIGLRGEATQNKRDVVATIVYEVMPNPSDHKTKSETGGGFSHVE; from the exons ATGGCGTGCCTGCACGATCACAGCTGCGAGGATCACAACTGCGCCGCCGACTGGTCGCTCTACAACCACGTCGACACCCCCAAG GTGGTGGCTCTGAACGAATCTGTGCCTGGGAGCGTCAAGTCGGTCTTCAAGCCCTGGGAGCAGCGCCTCGACACCTCGGGG GGTTTTCTGGAGAGTAATGATGGTGACCCTGAGCTACTTATTTTCATCCC GTTCACATCAGATGTTAAGATCAAGAGCATTTCTGTTGTTGGTGGTGCTGATGGAACAAGCCCTTCGAGAATGAGAGC GTTTATCAACAGAGAAGGCATTGACTTTTCTGATGCTCAAAACATGCAGCCCGTGCAG GAATGGGAGTTAGCAGAGAACCTGCAAGGAACACTTGAGTACCAAACAAG ATATTCAAGGTTCCAAGGTGTGGCTAACCTAACTCTGCATTTTTCTGACAACTTTGGTGGCGATACAACTAAGATTTATTACATTGGACTACGCGGTGAAGCCACTCAG AACAAAAGGGACGTCGTGGCGACAATCGTTTATGAAGTCATGCCCAATCCTTCGGACCACAA AACAAAATCTGAGACTGGAGGAGGTTTCTCGCATGTTGAGTAG
- the LOC117858007 gene encoding uncharacterized protein has translation MEEGECALGAAAIGEETLNYDGDDVEMADADEEAPAAEVSAAAAAGGGGGGAQAEKSGQQDRNKRKKKRNKGKKKNKGRQDGPPTNIADINRFVLNTCKRLKEKKSYLVWNAVGCLGVTAVSDLVREVEAIEKCGGQTIADGSRFRTGGGILWNILKSREPKAYKEIMAKGKELEKQFRYTKRPQMSRNEDASSQGSALIDDDIEAQEQNEVLDDPEQLDDAEKAPPSDNKAQRKPLADRIRVPVAYDDLFEEGEIHEGEPQNGSI, from the exons ATGGAGGAAGGCGAGTGCGCCCTGGGCGCCGCCGCGATAGGCGAGGAAACCCTAAACTACGACGGCGATGACGTCGAGATGGCCGACGCGGACGAGGAAGCCCCTGCAGCTGaggtttccgccgccgccgccgccggaggaggaggaggcggcgcgcagGCGGAGAAGAGCGGACAACAGGAtaggaataagaggaagaagaagaggaacaaggggaagaagaagaacaaggggaGGCAGGACGGGCCGCCCACCAACATCGCGGACATTAATCG ATTTGTTCTTAACACTTGCAAGCgcttgaaggagaagaagtcGTACCTTGTCTGGAACGCTGTTGGCTGCCTTGGTGTCACTGCTGTCAGTGATCTTGTCAGAGAG GTGGAGGCTATTGAGAAGTGTGGTGGCCAGACTATTGCTGATGGAAGCCGTTTCCGCACTGGTGGTGGAATTCTCTGGAACATCTTAAAGTCGCGGGAACCCAAGGCTTATAAAGAAATAATGGCAAAGGGGAAGGAACTTGAG AAGCAGTTTAGGTATACGAAACGACCACAGATGAGCAGAAACGAAGATGCAAGTTCACAGGGCAGTGCGTTAATTGATGATGATATCGAAGCGCAAGAGCAAAATGAAGTGTTGGATGATCCTGAGCAGTTGGATGATGCGGAGAAGGCACCTCCATCAGACAATAAAGCTCAACGCAAACCACTAGCGGACAGAATTCGTGTTCCTGTTGCTTATGATGATCTATTTGAAGAGGGAGAGATACACGAAGGAGAACCACAAAATGGAAGCATTTGA
- the LOC117858008 gene encoding uncharacterized protein translates to MATRRWWRRRDGADDEAEDLVPMDTQEQEELVRLLEQKQAQQSRRWRRVFAGFVLAYAAFLVYSSFHHAWSPWELRYHAYFMEDLPAPMVIIADWISALACLFAVKGLLQNSGPSKKWMWYSCYIGILVAIFWTYYILRLPRIRWDVAWLPLGPLIAGALSLYVDHVLLESMQDISTLRSYMYNFKAL, encoded by the exons ATGGCGActaggcggtggtggaggcggcgcgacggcgcggACGATGAAGCCGAGGACCTCGTTCCCATGGACACCCAAG AGCAAGAGGAGCTGGTCCGGTTGCTGGAGCAGAAGCAGGCGCAGCAGAGCCGCCGTTGGAGG CGCGTCTTCGCGGGGTTCGTCCTGGCTTACGCGGCCTTCCTGGTCTACTCCAGCTTCCACCACGCCTGGTCTCCCTGGGAGCTG CGGTACCATGCTTACTTCATGGAAGATTTGCCTGCACCAATGGTCATAATTGCAG ATTGGATATCTGCCCTAGCATGTCTCTTTGCTGTTAAAGGATTACTACAGAATTCAGGCCCGTCAAAGAAGTGGATGTGGTATTCATGCTATATTGGCATTTTGGTAGCCATCTTTTGGACATACTACATCTTGAG GTTGCCAAGAATCCGATGGGATGTGGCATGGCTCCCACTTGGCCCCCTAAT AGCTGGTGCATTGAGCCTGTATGTGGACCATGTGCTGCTGGAATCGATGCAAGATATCAGCACATTGAGGAGTTACATGTATAACTTTAAGGCCTTGTAA